A genomic segment from Thermodesulfovibrionales bacterium encodes:
- a CDS encoding multidrug efflux RND transporter permease subunit has product MNISAPFIRRPVATTLLTVGLVLAGITAFRSLPVSPLPQVDFPTISVSASLPGADPETIATSVAVPLERQLGRIAGVTELTSTSYQGITSITLQFELNRNIDGAARDVQAAINAARADLPANLPSNPTYRKVNPSDAPILILALTSESASKERMYDAASSIIQQKLSQVKGVGQVFVGGSSLPAVRVDLNPVALSRYGISLEGVRGLLASTNVNRPKGQLSTAEKTWEIRTNDQLRTAAEYTPLVVTYRSGAAVRLEDVANVQNSVEDLRTAGFVNGKPAVMVIVFRQPGANIIETVDRIRAMLGQLKAALSGSVDLSVVVDRTPPIRGSLHHVEGTLVVSCLLVILVVFVFLRNVRATIIPGVAVAVSIVGTFAVMYLSGYSLDNLSLMALTIATGFVVDDAIVVLENITRYREKGETSLQAALSGTKEIAFTVVSMSVSLVAVFIPILLMGGMVGRLFREFAVTLSAAIMVSLLLSLTTTPMMCATLLRPEREDHGRLYHTGERAFLWMHDHYDRSLRWALRHSRFMLFLIGVTVVLNVVLFVLVPKGFFPEQDTGRLNGSIIADQSTSFQSMREKLLQVVNIVMKDPDVEYVTGFTGGGGGGGSTTNTGRMFVSLKPFEKRKSTAQQVIARLRKGLASVPGAPTFLQPVQDLRIGGRISGALYQFTLRGDNLDELNLWGQRMLQKLRTMSEIVDVSSDQQDKGLEASLVIDRDTASRLGITPQLMDNVLYDAFGQRQVSITYTLLNQYHVVMEVDPRFWQHPDTLKDIYVTSAGGGQTPLNVFTHYEPKAKSLAVNHQGQFPAITLSFNLAPGVALGSAVSAIGAAAREMGMPSSIRSSFAGTAQAFQDSLVSEPLLILAALITVYIVLGVLYESYIHPITILSTLPSAGVGAVLALMFFHTDLSIIAVIGIVLLIGIVKKNGIMMVDFALEAERKEGKAPEEAIFQACLLRFRPIMMTTMAALLGALPLAVGSGVGSELRRPLGISIVGGLIFSQMLTLYTTPVVYLYLDRFRLWVEGVRKGQRWRHDNKITSSTEI; this is encoded by the coding sequence ATGAACATTTCTGCGCCCTTCATCAGGAGGCCTGTCGCGACCACACTTCTCACCGTCGGGCTCGTGCTCGCAGGGATAACCGCCTTCCGCTCGCTCCCGGTATCGCCTCTGCCGCAGGTAGACTTTCCCACAATTTCTGTTTCGGCGTCTCTGCCCGGCGCGGATCCTGAGACCATCGCCACGTCGGTCGCAGTTCCCCTTGAACGTCAGCTCGGACGCATCGCAGGCGTGACCGAGCTGACCTCGACCAGTTACCAGGGCATCACGAGTATTACACTCCAGTTTGAGTTGAACCGCAATATCGACGGCGCTGCACGGGACGTCCAGGCGGCGATCAATGCGGCGCGCGCAGACCTGCCTGCAAACCTTCCGAGCAATCCGACGTACCGGAAGGTGAATCCTTCCGATGCGCCTATCCTCATCCTCGCGCTCACTTCCGAATCGGCGAGCAAGGAGCGCATGTATGACGCGGCGTCCTCCATCATCCAGCAGAAGCTTTCCCAGGTGAAGGGCGTGGGCCAGGTCTTCGTGGGCGGCAGCTCGCTTCCCGCGGTGCGCGTCGATCTCAACCCTGTGGCGCTCAGCAGGTACGGCATCAGTCTTGAAGGCGTGCGCGGTCTCCTCGCCTCGACGAATGTGAACCGGCCGAAGGGGCAGCTCTCGACCGCAGAGAAGACCTGGGAGATCCGCACAAACGACCAGCTCAGGACCGCTGCCGAGTATACGCCGCTCGTCGTAACCTACAGGTCGGGCGCCGCAGTGCGGCTGGAGGACGTGGCGAATGTCCAGAACTCGGTCGAGGACCTGCGCACGGCAGGGTTCGTCAACGGAAAGCCCGCGGTCATGGTGATCGTGTTTCGTCAGCCGGGTGCAAATATCATCGAAACGGTCGACAGAATCCGGGCAATGCTCGGGCAGTTGAAAGCGGCTCTTTCCGGTTCGGTGGATCTCTCGGTCGTGGTGGACCGCACCCCGCCCATCCGCGGATCGCTCCATCATGTGGAGGGGACGCTGGTGGTCTCGTGCCTGCTCGTCATCCTGGTGGTCTTTGTCTTCCTGCGCAATGTGAGAGCCACGATCATCCCCGGCGTGGCGGTTGCTGTTTCGATCGTCGGCACCTTCGCGGTCATGTACCTCTCCGGCTACAGCCTTGACAACCTTTCCCTCATGGCCCTCACGATCGCCACGGGGTTCGTTGTCGACGATGCCATCGTGGTCCTCGAAAATATCACCCGTTACCGTGAAAAAGGGGAGACGTCGCTTCAGGCTGCCTTGTCAGGGACAAAGGAGATCGCCTTTACAGTCGTCTCGATGAGCGTCTCGCTCGTTGCGGTCTTCATTCCGATCCTCCTGATGGGCGGGATGGTCGGCCGGCTCTTCAGGGAGTTTGCGGTGACGCTGTCCGCGGCGATCATGGTGTCGCTTTTGCTGTCGCTGACGACAACGCCGATGATGTGCGCAACACTCCTGAGACCCGAGAGGGAGGATCACGGGAGACTGTACCATACGGGCGAGCGGGCCTTCCTATGGATGCACGACCACTATGACAGGAGCCTCCGCTGGGCCTTACGACATTCCCGGTTCATGCTCTTCCTTATCGGAGTGACCGTTGTACTCAACGTCGTCCTCTTTGTTCTTGTGCCTAAGGGGTTTTTCCCCGAACAGGATACAGGCCGGCTCAACGGGTCGATCATTGCCGACCAGTCTACGTCGTTTCAATCCATGAGGGAGAAGCTGCTGCAGGTGGTGAATATCGTTATGAAGGACCCTGACGTAGAGTACGTCACAGGCTTTACCGGAGGGGGAGGAGGTGGTGGCTCAACGACGAATACGGGAAGGATGTTCGTGTCGCTCAAACCCTTCGAGAAGAGGAAGTCTACGGCGCAGCAGGTGATCGCGCGGCTGCGTAAGGGGCTCGCATCAGTGCCCGGCGCACCGACCTTTCTCCAGCCGGTACAGGACCTGAGGATAGGGGGGAGAATAAGCGGCGCGCTCTATCAGTTCACCCTCAGGGGAGACAATCTCGATGAGCTTAACCTCTGGGGCCAGCGCATGCTCCAGAAGCTGCGGACCATGTCCGAGATCGTCGATGTGAGCAGCGACCAGCAGGACAAGGGGCTCGAGGCCTCGCTCGTCATCGACCGTGATACCGCCTCGCGGCTTGGTATAACGCCTCAGCTCATGGATAATGTCCTCTACGACGCCTTCGGCCAACGCCAGGTGTCGATAACCTATACGCTCCTGAACCAGTACCATGTCGTCATGGAAGTTGACCCGCGCTTCTGGCAGCATCCTGACACGCTCAAGGACATCTATGTGACGTCCGCCGGCGGCGGTCAGACGCCGTTGAACGTCTTCACGCACTACGAACCGAAAGCAAAGTCGCTGGCGGTGAACCACCAGGGACAGTTCCCTGCGATTACGCTCTCTTTCAACCTGGCGCCGGGTGTCGCCCTTGGAAGCGCGGTGTCCGCAATCGGTGCCGCGGCGCGGGAGATGGGAATGCCTTCGAGCATCCGCAGCAGCTTTGCCGGCACGGCCCAGGCATTTCAGGACTCGCTTGTAAGCGAGCCGCTCTTGATCCTTGCGGCGCTCATCACCGTCTACATCGTGCTCGGGGTGCTTTACGAAAGCTACATCCATCCCATCACCATCCTCTCGACGCTGCCCTCGGCAGGAGTGGGGGCTGTCCTTGCCCTCATGTTCTTCCACACCGACCTCAGCATAATCGCGGTCATCGGCATCGTCCTTCTGATCGGCATCGTGAAGAAGAACGGAATCATGATGGTCGACTTTGCCCTCGAGGCCGAGCGCAAGGAAGGGAAGGCCCCTGAAGAGGCAATTTTTCAGGCCTGCCTTTTGCGGTTCCGGCCTATCATGATGACGACCATGGCGGCGCTTTTGGGCGCCTTGCCCCTTGCGGTGGGATCAGGGGTGGGGTCGGAGCTTCGCCGGCCGCTCGGCATCTCGATCGTCGGCGGACTGATCTTCAGCCAGATGCTCACGCTCTACACGACACCTGTGGTTTACCTGTACCTTGACCGTTTCAGGCTGTGGGTTGAAGGTGTGAGGAAGGGACAGAGATGGCGGCACGACAACAAGATCACCTCGTCTACCGAAATATGA